One genomic region from Mycobacterium basiliense encodes:
- a CDS encoding 3'(2'),5'-bisphosphate nucleotidase CysQ, translating to MRPSARDLTDAELAAELAADAGELLLAVREEVGFDHPWALGDAGDIQANALLLRRLREERPGDAVLSEEAHDDLVRLKSDRVWIIDPLDGTREFSTRGRDDWAVHVALWQRATNGKSAITDAAVSLPARGNVVYRSDTVTAQAAPVRIPEVIRVAVSTTRPPAILYRLRHMLPIQPVAIGSAGAKAMALIDGVADAYLHAGGQWEWDSAAPAGVVLAAGMHASRLDGSPLRYNQLDPYLPDFVMCRPELAPMLLGAIRQAFL from the coding sequence GTGAGACCGTCCGCACGTGACCTGACAGATGCGGAACTGGCCGCCGAGCTCGCCGCTGATGCGGGGGAGCTGCTGCTGGCGGTGCGGGAAGAAGTTGGCTTCGATCATCCGTGGGCGTTGGGCGACGCCGGTGACATTCAGGCAAACGCGCTGTTGCTGCGTCGGCTGCGGGAGGAACGACCCGGCGATGCGGTGCTTAGCGAGGAAGCCCATGACGATCTGGTGCGGCTGAAGTCCGACCGGGTGTGGATCATCGATCCCCTGGACGGCACTCGCGAATTCTCTACACGTGGCCGTGATGACTGGGCAGTGCACGTCGCCTTGTGGCAGCGTGCGACCAACGGCAAGTCGGCGATCACCGATGCGGCGGTGTCATTGCCGGCCCGCGGAAACGTCGTGTACCGCAGTGACACCGTGACCGCCCAAGCCGCCCCCGTCAGGATTCCTGAGGTCATCCGGGTGGCGGTCAGCACCACCCGGCCGCCGGCAATTCTGTACCGCCTTCGGCATATGCTGCCGATTCAACCGGTGGCCATCGGCTCGGCCGGTGCCAAAGCAATGGCCCTGATCGACGGGGTCGCCGATGCCTACCTGCACGCCGGTGGTCAATGGGAATGGGATTCGGCCGCGCCGGCGGGCGTGGTGCTGGCCGCCGGAATGCATGCGTCCCGGCTCGACGGTTCGCCGCTGCGCTACAACCAGCTCGATCCCTACCTGCCTGACTTCGTGATGTGCAGGCCAGAACTGGCGCCGATGCTGCTGGGCGCCATCCGACAGGCCTTTCTGTAA
- a CDS encoding SCO1664 family protein → MTPRNDDREVLRDGELTVLGRIRSASNATFLCESTLGEDAVHCVYKPISGEQPLWDFPDGTLAGRELSAYLVSAHLGWNIVPYTVIRDGPAGIGMLQLWIQQPGDTADTDPPTRPDLVDLFPTGTSQPGYLPVLRAYDYAGDEVVLMHADDIRLKRMAVFDVLVNNADRKGGHILYGIDGHVYGVDHGVCLHVQDKLRTVLWGWAGKPIDDQTLEAVAGLADDLGGSLGQALIGQITSAEIAALRRRAHALLNNPVMPGPNRHRPIPWPAF, encoded by the coding sequence ATGACGCCGAGGAATGACGACCGTGAGGTTCTGCGGGACGGCGAACTGACGGTTCTCGGACGTATTCGCTCGGCCAGCAATGCCACCTTTCTTTGTGAATCAACGCTGGGCGAGGACGCCGTGCACTGCGTCTACAAGCCGATCTCCGGTGAGCAGCCGTTGTGGGACTTCCCCGATGGAACGCTGGCCGGCCGCGAACTCAGTGCCTATCTAGTGTCAGCGCATTTGGGCTGGAACATTGTGCCGTACACGGTTATTCGCGACGGACCCGCCGGTATTGGCATGTTGCAGCTGTGGATACAGCAGCCGGGCGACACGGCAGACACCGATCCACCGACCAGACCCGACCTGGTTGATTTGTTTCCCACCGGCACGTCCCAGCCCGGATATCTGCCGGTGCTTCGTGCCTACGACTATGCCGGCGACGAGGTGGTCTTGATGCACGCCGACGACATTCGATTGAAGCGGATGGCCGTGTTCGACGTCTTGGTCAACAACGCGGACCGTAAGGGGGGCCACATCTTGTACGGCATCGACGGCCACGTGTACGGAGTCGACCATGGCGTATGCCTGCACGTCCAGGACAAATTGCGCACCGTGCTATGGGGTTGGGCGGGCAAGCCGATCGATGACCAAACGTTGGAGGCGGTTGCCGGTCTCGCCGATGACCTTGGCGGATCGCTTGGCCAGGCGCTGATCGGACAAATCACCAGCGCCGAAATCGCGGCGCTACGCCGGCGCGCACACGCACTACTGAACAATCCGGTGATGCCTGGGCCGAACCGCCATCGACCGATACCCTGGCCGGCGTTCTAG
- a CDS encoding DUF3090 domain-containing protein, with product MSRAIHVFRTPDRFVAGTVGQPGNRTFYIQAAHDNRVVSVVLEKQQVAVLAERIGALLLEVNRRFGTPVPPEPTEVDDLNPLIMPVDAEFRVGTMGLGWDSEAQTVVVELLAVTDAEFDASVVLDDTDEGPDAVRVFLTPESARQFATRSNRVISAGRPPCPLCDEPLDPEGHICARANGYRRDVLLGPADDAEE from the coding sequence ATGTCCCGCGCAATTCACGTATTCCGCACACCCGACCGCTTCGTGGCCGGGACCGTAGGTCAGCCCGGAAATCGCACGTTCTACATTCAGGCAGCGCACGACAACCGGGTCGTGTCGGTGGTTCTGGAGAAGCAACAGGTCGCGGTGCTTGCCGAACGCATCGGTGCGTTGCTGCTCGAGGTGAATCGCAGATTCGGCACGCCGGTACCTCCGGAGCCCACCGAGGTTGATGACCTGAATCCACTGATCATGCCGGTGGATGCGGAGTTCCGGGTCGGGACGATGGGACTTGGTTGGGATTCGGAGGCCCAGACCGTGGTCGTTGAACTGCTGGCCGTCACCGACGCGGAGTTCGATGCCTCGGTGGTGCTCGACGACACCGACGAGGGTCCCGACGCGGTGCGTGTCTTCCTCACGCCGGAGTCGGCGCGACAGTTCGCCACCCGGTCTAACCGCGTCATCTCCGCGGGGCGCCCGCCGTGCCCGCTGTGCGACGAGCCGCTGGACCCCGAGGGGCATATCTGCGCACGCGCCAACGGCTACCGGCGCGATGTGCTGCTCGGGCCCGCCGATGACGCCGAGGAATGA
- a CDS encoding histidine phosphatase family protein: MTVILLRHGRSTSNTAGILAGRSEGVDLDDKGREQAAGLIDRIGELPVRAVVSSPMLRCRNTVAPLARALCLEPLIDDRLSEVDYGEWTGRKIADLINEPMWKIVQAHPSAAMFPSGEGLSQVQARAVAAVREHDRLLADQHGGDALWLACTHGDVIKSVIADAYGMHLDGFQRVTADPASVSVVRYTPMRPFVLHVNHTGARLSAGLRAAPPPKASSANVPDDNKVGESDRGVPPGDAIVGGSTG, translated from the coding sequence ATGACCGTCATCCTGTTGCGTCATGGGCGGTCCACCTCCAACACCGCGGGCATACTGGCCGGCCGTTCTGAGGGCGTTGATCTCGACGACAAGGGACGCGAACAAGCGGCCGGGTTGATCGATCGGATCGGTGAGCTACCGGTGCGGGCGGTGGTTTCGTCGCCGATGCTGCGCTGCCGTAACACGGTGGCGCCGTTGGCCCGCGCGCTATGTCTCGAGCCGCTCATCGACGATCGGCTTTCCGAAGTCGACTACGGTGAGTGGACCGGCCGTAAAATCGCCGATCTGATCAACGAGCCGATGTGGAAGATCGTTCAGGCTCATCCCAGCGCGGCGATGTTTCCCAGCGGCGAGGGCTTGTCGCAGGTACAGGCCCGCGCTGTGGCCGCCGTCCGCGAACACGACCGGTTGTTGGCCGACCAGCACGGGGGCGACGCCTTGTGGCTGGCCTGCACCCATGGCGACGTCATCAAGTCGGTGATTGCTGACGCGTACGGCATGCACCTCGACGGCTTCCAGCGGGTTACCGCCGACCCGGCGTCGGTGAGCGTGGTCCGCTACACCCCAATGCGGCCGTTCGTGTTGCACGTCAATCACACCGGCGCGCGGCTGTCGGCGGGGTTACGCGCCGCGCCCCCGCCCAAGGCGTCGTCAGCCAATGTGCCCGATGACAACAAAGTAGGAGAGTCCGACCGTGGGGTGCCGCCCGGTGACGCCATCGTCGGCGGCTCCACTGGCTAA
- a CDS encoding undecaprenyl-diphosphate phosphatase, whose amino-acid sequence MSWWQVISLAVVQGLTEFLPVSSSGHLAIVSRIFFNDDAGASFTAVTQLGTEAAVLAYFARDIVRIVRAWFDGLVVKSHRNADYRLGWYVIIGTIPICILGLLFKDEIRSGVRNLWVVATALVIFSAVIALAEYVGRQDRHIDQLTWRDAVVVGTAQTLALVPGVSRSGATISAGLFLGLDRELAARFGFLLAIPAVFASGLFSLPDAFHPVTQGMSATGPQLLVATLIAFGVGLSAVAWFLRFLLRHNMYWFVGYRVAVGVAVLILLATGTVAAT is encoded by the coding sequence ATGTCCTGGTGGCAAGTCATCTCGTTGGCTGTCGTGCAAGGTTTGACCGAGTTCTTGCCGGTGTCCTCCTCGGGACATTTGGCGATCGTGTCTCGGATTTTCTTCAACGACGACGCCGGCGCTTCATTCACTGCGGTCACACAGCTAGGCACCGAGGCCGCGGTACTGGCCTACTTCGCGCGCGACATCGTGCGAATCGTCCGGGCCTGGTTTGACGGTCTGGTGGTCAAGTCGCATCGCAACGCCGACTACCGTCTCGGCTGGTACGTCATCATCGGGACCATCCCCATCTGCATTTTGGGTCTGTTGTTCAAGGATGAAATTCGGTCGGGTGTGCGCAACCTGTGGGTGGTTGCGACGGCATTGGTGATCTTTTCGGCAGTGATTGCCCTCGCCGAGTACGTGGGTCGGCAAGACCGGCACATTGACCAGCTGACCTGGCGGGATGCCGTGGTGGTCGGAACCGCCCAGACGTTGGCCCTCGTTCCCGGTGTTTCGCGCTCCGGGGCGACCATCAGCGCTGGGTTGTTTCTTGGACTCGACCGCGAGTTGGCCGCCCGATTCGGGTTCCTGCTTGCGATACCCGCCGTGTTCGCCTCCGGGCTGTTCTCGCTGCCAGACGCCTTCCATCCGGTGACTCAAGGAATGAGTGCCACTGGTCCGCAGCTGCTGGTGGCCACCCTGATCGCGTTCGGGGTGGGTCTCAGCGCGGTGGCCTGGTTCCTGCGATTTCTGCTGCGGCACAACATGTATTGGTTCGTGGGTTATCGAGTTGCCGTTGGTGTGGCGGTGCTGATCCTGCTGGCCACCGGGACGGTGGCCGCGACATGA
- a CDS encoding YncE family protein → MLENAKRALQSHFFSVVILLASATACSSNPLQTAPPTVEPARPAVSPRASQTPAGVVRPLAGKAQAAIYDGGSHRLVTLSAGSDPSAPASISIFGNEQTAPRTIALPGPATALACDGNGTAYAAGRGAYSAINLASGQIAQIGVADAAGTDFTAIARRADGKLVLGSADGALYTLAPSGTPTNAGTASVVNRSKIFARVDAVVTQGNTTVVLDRGQTSVTAIGAGGSVEQALRAGEGATTLAADPLGRVLVADTRGGQLLVYGVNPLILRQAYPVRRSPYGLAGSHDLAWVSQTASNLVIGYDLSTGIPVEKVRYPTVQQPNSLAFDETSGTLYVVSGSGAGVQVIEHAAGIP, encoded by the coding sequence TTGCTAGAAAATGCTAAACGAGCACTTCAGAGTCATTTTTTTAGCGTAGTGATTTTGCTGGCTTCAGCGACCGCGTGCTCGTCCAATCCGCTCCAAACCGCACCCCCCACCGTCGAGCCGGCGCGGCCCGCGGTATCTCCGCGCGCCTCCCAGACACCGGCGGGCGTAGTTCGCCCGCTGGCCGGTAAGGCCCAGGCAGCGATCTACGACGGCGGCTCTCATCGGTTGGTGACACTCAGCGCCGGTAGCGACCCGTCGGCGCCTGCCAGCATCAGCATCTTCGGCAATGAGCAAACTGCGCCCCGGACGATCGCCCTGCCGGGTCCTGCGACGGCGTTGGCCTGCGATGGCAACGGCACGGCCTATGCGGCCGGCCGCGGTGCATACAGCGCAATCAATCTGGCCAGCGGCCAGATTGCGCAGATAGGTGTCGCCGACGCCGCGGGTACCGATTTCACCGCGATCGCGCGCCGGGCCGACGGCAAGCTGGTGCTCGGCAGCGCCGACGGCGCACTCTATACGTTGGCCCCGTCGGGGACACCCACCAACGCCGGCACCGCCAGCGTGGTCAACCGAAGCAAGATCTTTGCACGCGTCGATGCCGTTGTGACGCAGGGAAACACGACAGTCGTGCTGGATCGTGGCCAGACGTCGGTCACAGCGATCGGCGCCGGCGGTAGCGTCGAGCAGGCGCTGCGCGCCGGCGAGGGCGCGACCACCCTGGCCGCCGATCCGCTGGGCCGAGTGTTGGTCGCCGATACCCGAGGTGGCCAGCTATTGGTATACGGCGTAAACCCGCTGATCTTGCGTCAGGCCTACCCGGTGCGGAGGTCCCCGTACGGGCTGGCCGGATCACACGACCTGGCGTGGGTGTCCCAAACCGCATCAAACCTCGTCATTGGTTACGATCTGTCCACCGGAATACCCGTGGAAAAGGTGCGTTACCCAACCGTGCAGCAACCCAACTCGCTGGCCTTTGACGAAACGTCAGGCACGTTGTACGTAGTGTCGGGCTCCGGCGCCGGGGTCCAGGTCATCGAGCATGCGGCGGGTATCCCGTGA
- a CDS encoding DUF5703 family protein: MSDEYEWAPLRLPPEVTRLSASTRLSIEAEYRGWELTRVRLYTDGSRRVLLRRKKSRFDNPLPDQPEL; this comes from the coding sequence ATGTCGGACGAGTACGAATGGGCGCCGCTGCGCCTTCCGCCGGAAGTGACCCGGCTCAGCGCCTCCACCCGGCTGTCCATCGAGGCCGAGTATCGCGGCTGGGAGTTGACACGGGTGCGGCTCTATACCGACGGCAGCAGGCGAGTATTGTTGCGCCGCAAAAAGTCTCGTTTCGATAACCCACTACCCGACCAGCCGGAACTGTAG
- a CDS encoding quinone-dependent dihydroorotate dehydrogenase, which produces MYALVRRLLFLLPPERAHRVVFAILRGVTAVAPARKNLGRWLGPTDPVLSSTVFGTRFPGPLGLAAGFDKDGIGLGTWAALGFGYAEIGTVTAHSQPGNPQPRMFRLPNDRALLNRMGFNNHGAGALAIRLARHHPEVPIGVNIGKTKTTPPERAVDDYRASARLVGPLASYLVVNVSSPNTPGLRDLQAVESLRPILAAVLAETTTPVLVKIAPDLSDSDVDDIADLAVELGLAGIVATNTTVSRENLATPGVDRLGAGGISGPPVAHRAVEVLHRLYARVGDRLTLISVGGIETADDAWERITAGASLLQGYTGFIYGGGRWAKHIHDGIARRLHDGGFASLGDAVGSAARKPQRPPG; this is translated from the coding sequence ATCTACGCCCTGGTGCGACGGCTGTTGTTCCTGCTCCCGCCCGAGCGTGCGCACAGGGTGGTTTTTGCCATCCTGCGCGGCGTCACCGCCGTTGCGCCGGCGCGCAAGAACCTTGGCCGCTGGTTGGGCCCGACGGATCCGGTGCTGTCCAGCACGGTCTTTGGCACACGGTTCCCAGGACCATTGGGGCTGGCCGCGGGCTTCGACAAGGACGGCATCGGACTGGGCACCTGGGCCGCGCTCGGATTCGGCTATGCCGAGATCGGCACCGTCACCGCACACTCACAGCCTGGCAACCCCCAGCCGCGGATGTTTCGCTTGCCCAACGACCGTGCCCTGCTCAACCGGATGGGGTTCAACAACCATGGCGCAGGCGCACTCGCGATCCGGCTTGCGCGACACCATCCCGAGGTGCCGATCGGGGTCAACATCGGCAAAACCAAAACGACCCCGCCGGAGCGCGCGGTAGACGACTACCGGGCCAGCGCCCGGTTGGTCGGTCCGTTGGCGTCGTATCTGGTGGTCAACGTCAGCTCCCCCAACACACCAGGGCTTCGCGACTTGCAAGCGGTCGAGTCACTGCGGCCCATCCTGGCTGCCGTCCTAGCCGAAACCACGACACCGGTGCTGGTGAAAATCGCACCGGACCTCTCCGATTCCGACGTCGACGACATCGCGGATCTGGCTGTAGAACTTGGCCTCGCCGGAATCGTCGCGACCAACACCACCGTGTCACGAGAGAACCTGGCCACCCCCGGGGTCGACCGGCTAGGCGCGGGCGGCATTTCTGGACCTCCGGTGGCCCACCGCGCTGTGGAGGTGCTGCACCGGCTTTATGCTCGGGTCGGCGATCGCCTGACGTTGATCAGCGTCGGCGGTATCGAGACCGCTGACGACGCGTGGGAGCGCATCACCGCAGGCGCGTCACTACTGCAGGGCTACACCGGCTTCATCTACGGCGGCGGCCGATGGGCCAAGCACATTCACGACGGCATTGCCCGCCGGTTGCACGACGGCGGCTTCGCCTCACTCGGTGATGCGGTCGGGTCGGCGGCGCGGAAGCCGCAACGACCGCCGGGTTGA
- a CDS encoding YbhB/YbcL family Raf kinase inhibitor-like protein translates to MTTPPNPYDALPKLPPFTVISDSITDGQPLASAQVSGIMGAGGQDASPQLSWSGFPEETRSFAVTVYDPDAPTGSGFWHWAVANLPADVTELAEGVGDGRELPGDAVTLVNDAGMRRYVGAAPPSGHGPHRYYVAVHAVDLEKLDLSEDASPAFLGFNLFQHAIARAVIHGTHEQR, encoded by the coding sequence ATGACAACACCGCCCAACCCCTACGACGCACTGCCCAAGCTGCCGCCCTTCACCGTGATCTCTGATTCCATCACCGACGGTCAGCCGCTGGCCAGCGCACAGGTCAGCGGGATCATGGGCGCGGGCGGGCAGGATGCCAGCCCGCAATTGAGCTGGTCGGGATTCCCCGAGGAAACCCGCAGTTTTGCGGTCACCGTCTATGACCCCGACGCCCCGACTGGTTCCGGATTCTGGCACTGGGCGGTCGCCAACCTGCCTGCGGATGTGACCGAGCTGGCCGAGGGTGTGGGCGACGGCCGTGAACTGCCCGGCGACGCAGTGACGCTGGTCAACGACGCCGGGATGCGCCGCTACGTCGGCGCCGCGCCACCCTCCGGGCACGGTCCGCACCGCTACTACGTTGCGGTGCATGCGGTGGACCTGGAGAAGCTGGATCTCAGCGAGGACGCCAGCCCGGCGTTTCTCGGATTCAACCTGTTCCAGCACGCAATCGCGCGTGCGGTCATCCACGGGACCCACGAGCAGCGGTAG
- a CDS encoding M20/M25/M40 family metallo-hydrolase, with amino-acid sequence MVGKVTVTQYSNATGAWGDPRDEVAGVVSRLIRFDTSNTGEPETTKGEAECARWVAEQLAEVGYQPEYLESGAQGRGNVFVRLPGADPSRGALLIHGHLDVVPAEAADWSVHPFSGAIKDGYVWGRGAVDMKDMVGMMIVVARHFRRAGIVPPRDLIFAFLADEEHGGAFGAQWLVDNRPDLFDGVTEAIGEVGGFSLTVQRRDGGERRLYLIETAEKGIQWMRLTARGRAGHGSMVHDHNAVTALAEAVARLGRHQFPLVRTDSVAQFLAAVGEETGLTFDNDSDLDGALDKLGPMARLLKATLRDTANPTMLRAGYKANVIPANAEAVVDCRVLPGRKAAFEAEVDKLLGPDITRDWVKDLPSYETGFDGDLVDAMNAAVLAVDPDGRIVPYMLSGGTDAKAFARLGIRCFGFSPLRLPPELDFTSLFHGVDERVPIDALKFGTDVLQHFLTHC; translated from the coding sequence ATGGTAGGAAAGGTGACTGTGACCCAATACAGCAACGCGACCGGGGCTTGGGGCGACCCGCGCGATGAGGTTGCCGGGGTGGTCAGCAGACTGATCCGGTTCGATACCAGCAATACCGGCGAACCCGAGACCACCAAAGGTGAGGCGGAGTGCGCGCGATGGGTTGCCGAGCAACTCGCGGAGGTCGGCTACCAGCCCGAATACCTGGAGTCCGGCGCCCAGGGCCGGGGCAACGTGTTCGTCCGGCTGCCCGGCGCGGATCCTTCCCGGGGCGCTCTGCTGATCCACGGCCACCTCGATGTGGTCCCGGCCGAAGCAGCCGATTGGAGCGTGCACCCGTTTTCTGGCGCGATCAAAGACGGGTATGTCTGGGGCCGCGGCGCGGTCGACATGAAGGACATGGTCGGCATGATGATCGTGGTCGCGCGGCATTTCCGGCGAGCCGGCATCGTGCCGCCACGCGATCTGATTTTCGCCTTCCTCGCCGACGAGGAGCACGGCGGTGCCTTCGGGGCGCAGTGGCTGGTCGATAACAGGCCGGATCTGTTCGACGGTGTGACGGAGGCCATCGGTGAAGTCGGCGGCTTTTCCCTAACGGTGCAACGCCGCGACGGCGGCGAACGCCGCCTGTACCTGATCGAAACGGCCGAAAAGGGCATTCAATGGATGCGTTTGACCGCACGCGGTCGTGCCGGGCACGGCTCAATGGTGCACGACCACAACGCGGTCACCGCGCTCGCCGAGGCGGTCGCCCGGCTGGGTCGTCACCAGTTTCCGCTGGTACGTACCGACTCCGTAGCCCAGTTCTTGGCTGCGGTCGGGGAGGAAACCGGGCTGACGTTCGACAACGACTCGGACCTCGATGGGGCGCTCGACAAACTTGGGCCGATGGCCCGTCTTTTGAAGGCCACGCTGCGCGACACTGCGAACCCGACGATGCTCCGGGCCGGCTACAAGGCGAACGTGATCCCAGCGAACGCGGAAGCCGTGGTGGATTGCCGGGTACTGCCCGGTCGCAAAGCGGCGTTCGAAGCCGAAGTCGACAAACTGCTTGGACCTGACATCACGCGGGATTGGGTCAAGGATTTGCCCTCGTATGAGACCGGTTTCGACGGCGATCTGGTCGATGCCATGAACGCTGCGGTGCTTGCGGTCGATCCGGATGGGCGCATCGTGCCGTACATGCTTTCCGGTGGCACTGACGCGAAGGCGTTCGCGCGCTTGGGCATTCGCTGCTTTGGTTTTAGTCCGTTGCGGTTGCCGCCCGAGTTGGATTTCACGTCGTTGTTCCACGGCGTCGATGAGCGGGTACCAATCGATGCGCTGAAGTTCGGCACAGATGTGCTGCAGCATTTCCTGACTCACTGCTGA
- a CDS encoding alpha/beta fold hydrolase, giving the protein MINRESTDEIGSGSSSPPVLDVQGSGVQPPVATRVRRAFWLLERFAPALGSRWATELWCTPPVMESSLRMPPGVPPGRPLEAHWSGHRIVGEAWGEGPPVYLVHGWGGRRPHLGMFIKPLVEAGHRVIAFDLPSHNESDPGSLAPGRTTAIECAEAVAAIIREHGPARAVVAHSLGANATVFAAAWGTTVGRLVFLAPMGEFPIYLDLFAARHGFGRRIRAGLHRRLERRIGMPLEDTNMVRVAARTDYPPLLLIHDPDDPETPYATSAKIVASWPGARLMTTRGLGRLAHFRILRHRPAIRAGVEFIGPAPV; this is encoded by the coding sequence ATGATCAATCGGGAGAGCACGGACGAGATCGGCAGCGGTTCTTCGAGCCCGCCCGTTCTCGACGTGCAGGGTTCCGGTGTCCAACCGCCGGTGGCCACTCGAGTCCGCCGGGCGTTCTGGCTGCTGGAGCGCTTTGCCCCGGCATTGGGGTCGCGGTGGGCGACCGAGCTGTGGTGTACCCCGCCGGTCATGGAATCAAGTTTGCGCATGCCACCCGGCGTTCCGCCCGGCCGGCCACTGGAAGCGCACTGGAGCGGGCACCGCATCGTCGGAGAGGCCTGGGGCGAGGGGCCACCGGTCTATCTCGTGCACGGCTGGGGCGGGCGTCGCCCGCACCTCGGCATGTTCATCAAACCTCTCGTGGAGGCCGGTCATCGCGTCATCGCGTTCGATCTGCCCAGCCATAACGAGTCCGATCCGGGCTCACTGGCACCGGGTCGCACCACCGCCATCGAGTGCGCCGAAGCGGTTGCAGCGATCATCCGAGAGCACGGGCCGGCCCGCGCTGTCGTCGCCCATTCACTCGGGGCCAATGCGACCGTCTTCGCGGCGGCGTGGGGCACGACGGTCGGGCGTTTGGTGTTTCTCGCGCCAATGGGAGAGTTCCCGATCTATCTGGATCTCTTCGCCGCGCGACACGGCTTCGGCCGACGGATACGCGCCGGCTTGCATCGCCGTCTTGAACGCCGTATCGGCATGCCTTTAGAGGACACCAACATGGTTCGGGTGGCCGCCCGGACCGACTATCCGCCGCTGCTGCTCATCCACGACCCCGATGACCCCGAGACTCCCTATGCGACGAGCGCAAAGATTGTTGCGTCCTGGCCGGGCGCGCGTTTGATGACGACACGGGGGCTCGGCAGGCTGGCGCATTTCCGGATCCTGAGGCACCGCCCCGCGATTCGTGCGGGCGTCGAATTCATCGGTCCCGCACCGGTTTAA
- a CDS encoding type II toxin-antitoxin system VapC family toxin, with protein sequence MPLVYFDASAFVKLLTTETGSSLASALWDGCDAALSSRLTYPEVRAALAAASRDHDLTESELAAAERDWEDFWAATRPVELTATVEQHAGRLARAHTLRGADAVHLASALAVGDPGLIVAVWDRRLHTGAQAAGCRVAPAQLDP encoded by the coding sequence GTGCCGCTCGTCTACTTCGACGCCAGCGCCTTCGTCAAACTTCTCACCACCGAGACAGGGAGCTCGCTGGCGTCCGCGCTATGGGATGGCTGCGATGCCGCATTGTCCAGCCGTCTGACCTACCCCGAAGTCCGCGCCGCACTCGCTGCAGCATCCCGCGATCACGACCTAACCGAATCCGAGCTCGCCGCTGCCGAGCGTGACTGGGAGGACTTCTGGGCCGCCACCCGCCCAGTCGAACTCACCGCGACGGTTGAACAGCACGCCGGCCGCCTCGCCCGAGCCCACACCTTACGCGGAGCCGACGCTGTCCATCTGGCCAGCGCGTTGGCAGTCGGCGACCCCGGCCTGATCGTCGCCGTTTGGGACCGACGCCTGCACACCGGAGCCCAAGCCGCCGGGTGCCGAGTCGCGCCCGCCCAACTCGACCCCTAG
- a CDS encoding phosphoribosyltransferase, translating to MDPPSGFLNRTPIRGFRDRYDAGRALAERLVSYRGTPGLLVLGLPRGGIPVGWEVASALHAELDVFLVRKLGVPQLPELAMGALASGGGVVMNTNVVSSLRITPEQLRAVVAAERAELNRRERAYREGRQVADPFGRVVILVDDGIATGASMLAAVRAVRTTKPRSVVVAVPVGPAAACGELARDVDDFVCVITPDVFDAVGQVYGDFHQVSDDEVRRLLSATTS from the coding sequence ATGGACCCACCGAGTGGCTTTCTCAACCGGACACCGATACGCGGCTTCCGCGACCGCTACGATGCGGGACGCGCGCTGGCAGAGCGACTGGTCTCCTACCGTGGCACACCGGGCCTGCTTGTTCTAGGACTGCCCCGTGGCGGTATTCCCGTTGGCTGGGAGGTCGCGTCGGCGCTGCACGCCGAGCTGGATGTGTTCCTGGTCCGCAAGCTCGGTGTACCACAGTTGCCCGAACTGGCCATGGGCGCCTTGGCTAGCGGCGGCGGGGTCGTGATGAACACGAACGTGGTATCCAGCTTGCGTATCACCCCAGAGCAGCTGCGCGCAGTTGTGGCCGCAGAGCGGGCCGAACTCAACCGGCGAGAGCGCGCCTATCGGGAGGGCCGCCAGGTAGCCGACCCGTTCGGAAGAGTTGTGATCCTGGTCGACGACGGCATCGCTACCGGCGCGAGCATGCTCGCAGCGGTGCGGGCCGTCCGTACCACCAAACCTCGATCAGTGGTGGTCGCGGTCCCCGTCGGACCCGCCGCGGCGTGCGGGGAACTTGCAAGAGACGTCGACGATTTCGTCTGTGTGATCACACCGGACGTGTTTGACGCCGTCGGACAGGTCTACGGCGATTTTCATCAAGTCAGTGACGACGAGGTCCGCAGGCTACTGAGCGCAACGACTAGCTAA
- a CDS encoding phage holin family protein: protein MLIIALVLALIGLVALVFAVVTSNELVAWVCIGASVLGVILLIVDGIRERQQREAGGQDSGQESGQDDEQAEDGDVDYVEYPDEDEPESPDTPEIAADATDAETGSDVPEESVVGVDRSGDENAE, encoded by the coding sequence ATGTTGATCATTGCCCTCGTATTGGCCCTGATAGGGCTCGTTGCGTTGGTGTTCGCGGTGGTGACCAGCAATGAGCTGGTCGCCTGGGTCTGTATCGGCGCCAGTGTCCTGGGCGTGATATTGCTCATCGTTGATGGGATCAGAGAACGTCAGCAGCGAGAGGCCGGTGGTCAAGACTCGGGTCAAGAGTCGGGCCAGGACGACGAACAGGCTGAAGACGGCGACGTGGACTACGTCGAATACCCCGACGAGGACGAGCCGGAATCACCGGACACGCCGGAGATAGCGGCCGACGCCACCGACGCAGAGACGGGCTCCGATGTGCCGGAGGAATCCGTGGTGGGGGTCGACCGAAGCGGGGATGAGAACGCCGAGTAG